The following are encoded together in the Cicer arietinum cultivar CDC Frontier isolate Library 1 chromosome 2, Cicar.CDCFrontier_v2.0, whole genome shotgun sequence genome:
- the LOC105851643 gene encoding uncharacterized protein: protein MKHSNSSPSGFHPIYIHISCSFSSSSFSLSSENSHHPSKMSLSTTASPTTASLTTASPNTTAADPIFHHVTFQHPDLNHHKPKWLVPVILTATAVVAMLMAVLIYWALKRRAEPAEKPTEEVQLGGGSSDSGSSGGGRSSGVGSGFLFFVRGWGWFDGTFYGGQIIPLSQKSEITNLNRLWHPWERETVEYFTLGDLWNCNDEWSAYGAGVPITLTSELIFHSGFF, encoded by the exons ATGAAACATTCAAACTCATCTCCATCTGGGTTTCatcctatatatatacatatatcatGCTCATTCTCATCATCTTCATTCTCATTATCCTCCGAAAATTCTCATCATCCTTCGAAAATGTCATTGTCCACCACCGCCTCGCCCACCACCGCCTCTCTCACCACTGCCTCGCCCAACACCACCGCCGCCGACCCTATCTTCCACCACGTCACGTTTCAACACCCTGATCTGAACCATCACAAGCCAAAATGGCTTGTCCCTGTCATCTTAACCGCTACGGCGGTAGTGGCCATGTTAATGGCCGTGCTCATCTACTGGGCACTTAAGAGGAGAGCAGAACCGGCGGAAAAGCCGACGGAAGAGGTGCAGCTGGGCGGAGGAAGCTCCGACTCAGGAAGCTCCGGTGGAGGAAGAAGCTCCGGAGTCGGCTCCGGCTTCCTCTTCTTCGTCCGTGGATGGGGTTGGTTTGACGGCACCTTTTATGGAGGGCAGATAATCCCACTGTCACAAAAG tCAGAGATTACAAATTTGAACCGTTTATGGCATCCATGGGAGAGAGAAACAGTTGAATATTTCACCTTAGGTGATCTTTGGAATTGTAATGATGAATGGAGTGCTTATGGAGCTGGAGTTCCAATCACCTTAACTAGTGAATTGATATTTCATAGTGGATTTTTTTGA